A part of Oncorhynchus gorbuscha isolate QuinsamMale2020 ecotype Even-year linkage group LG09, OgorEven_v1.0, whole genome shotgun sequence genomic DNA contains:
- the asmt gene encoding acetylserotonin O-methyltransferase isoform X4: MEPAGTTTTVTTAAAYPRKILDYMEGFLVSKTLFTACELGVFDLLASSQHPLSLEEVALGIRASQDGTERLLAACTGLDLLNTHTLEGQVTYSNTEQSSVYLTQSSPVSLTQSIHYSSKTIYLCWHYLTDAVRSEEEMVKFMQLMNSIWNICGRDVVTAFNLSPFTTIYDLGGCSGALAKQCVLAYPECTVTIFDLPKVVKTSREHFVTDDNQRVSFHEGDFFKDALPDADLYILARILHDWTDARSIELLTKVYRACRPGGGVLVVEALLCEDGSGPLTAQLYSLNMLVQTEGKERTAAEYTALLTAAGFQNVQVERTGKIYDAVLGRK; this comes from the exons ATGGAGCCagctggtactactactactgttactactgctgctgcctacccCCGGAAGATTCTGGACTATATGGAAGGCTTCCTGGTCTctaag ACCCTGTTCACAGCCTGTGAGCTGGGTGTGTTTGACCTGCTGGCCTCGTCACAGCACCCCCTCTCTCTAGAGGAGGTAGCACTGGGAATCAGGGCCAGCCAGGATGGGACTGAGAGGCTCCTGGCAGCCTGCACCGGGCTGGACCtactcaatacacacacactggaaggacaag tgaCGTACAGTAACACAGAGCAGTCCAGTGTGTATCTgacccagtccagtccagtgtcCCTGACCCAGTCCATCCACTACAGCTCCAAGACCATCTACCTCTGCTGGCATTACCTGACTGACGCTGTGAG gtctgaggaggagatggtaaaGTTTATGCAGCTGATGAACTCCATCTGGAACATCTGTGGTCGAGACGTGGTGACGGCCTTCAACCTCTCACCTTTCACAACCATCTACGACCTCGGGG gttGTAGTGGAGCGCTGGCTAAGCAGTGTGTGTTGGCGTACCCAGAATGCACTGTGACGATCTTTGACCTCCCCAAGGTGGTGAAGACATCCAGAGAACACTTTGTTACCGATGACAACCAGAGGGTCAGCTTCCATGAAG gggaCTTTTTCAAAGATGCGCTGCCAGATGCTGACCTCTATATTCTGGCGAGAATACTTCATGACTGGACAGACGCGCGCAGCATAGAACTACTGACCAAAGTCTACAGGGCCtgcagaccag gaggaggTGTGTTGGTGGTAGAGGCGTTGCTGTGTGAAGACGGGTCAGGGCCTCTGACAGCCCAGCTGTACTCTCTGAACATGCTGGTGCAGACGGAGGGGAAAGAGCGGACGGCAGCAGAGTACACTGCCCTGCTGACAGCCGCAGGGTTTCAAAACGTACAGGTGGAGAGGACAGGCAAGATTTATGATGCTGTCCTGGGACGCAAGTAG
- the asmt gene encoding acetylserotonin O-methyltransferase isoform X2, whose amino-acid sequence MEPAGTTTTVTTAAAYPRKILDYMEGFLVSKTLFTACELGVFDLLASSQHPLSLEEVALGIRASQDGTERLLAACTGLDLLNTHTLEGQVTYSNTEQSSVYLTQSSPVSLTQSIHYSSKTIYLCWHYLTDAVREGSNQYEKAFGVKSEHLFEALYRSEEEMVKFMQLMNSIWNICGRDVVTAFNLSPFTTIYDLGGCSGALAKQCVLAYPECTVTIFDLPKVVKTSREHFVTDDNQRVSFHEGDFFKDALPDADLYILARILHDWTDARSIELLTKVYRACRPGGGVLVVEALLCEDGSGPLTAQLYSLNMLVQTEGKERTAAEYTALLTAAGFQNVQVERTGKIYDAVLGRK is encoded by the exons ATGGAGCCagctggtactactactactgttactactgctgctgcctacccCCGGAAGATTCTGGACTATATGGAAGGCTTCCTGGTCTctaag ACCCTGTTCACAGCCTGTGAGCTGGGTGTGTTTGACCTGCTGGCCTCGTCACAGCACCCCCTCTCTCTAGAGGAGGTAGCACTGGGAATCAGGGCCAGCCAGGATGGGACTGAGAGGCTCCTGGCAGCCTGCACCGGGCTGGACCtactcaatacacacacactggaaggacaag tgaCGTACAGTAACACAGAGCAGTCCAGTGTGTATCTgacccagtccagtccagtgtcCCTGACCCAGTCCATCCACTACAGCTCCAAGACCATCTACCTCTGCTGGCATTACCTGACTGACGCTGTGAG GGAGGGCAGTAATCAGTATGAGAAGGCGTTCGGTGTCAAATCTGAACATCTGTTTGAAGCCCTGTACAG gtctgaggaggagatggtaaaGTTTATGCAGCTGATGAACTCCATCTGGAACATCTGTGGTCGAGACGTGGTGACGGCCTTCAACCTCTCACCTTTCACAACCATCTACGACCTCGGGG gttGTAGTGGAGCGCTGGCTAAGCAGTGTGTGTTGGCGTACCCAGAATGCACTGTGACGATCTTTGACCTCCCCAAGGTGGTGAAGACATCCAGAGAACACTTTGTTACCGATGACAACCAGAGGGTCAGCTTCCATGAAG gggaCTTTTTCAAAGATGCGCTGCCAGATGCTGACCTCTATATTCTGGCGAGAATACTTCATGACTGGACAGACGCGCGCAGCATAGAACTACTGACCAAAGTCTACAGGGCCtgcagaccag gaggaggTGTGTTGGTGGTAGAGGCGTTGCTGTGTGAAGACGGGTCAGGGCCTCTGACAGCCCAGCTGTACTCTCTGAACATGCTGGTGCAGACGGAGGGGAAAGAGCGGACGGCAGCAGAGTACACTGCCCTGCTGACAGCCGCAGGGTTTCAAAACGTACAGGTGGAGAGGACAGGCAAGATTTATGATGCTGTCCTGGGACGCAAGTAG
- the LOC124042954 gene encoding dehydrogenase/reductase SDR family member on chromosome X-like, which yields MASLGAHIIIAGQNELKGVSAVKRICEENREAKVEFDQLNLASLQSVRQFVQSIKRRGLPLHILVNNVFRQCYSAHAAYSQSKLALLLFSSHLQQRLDRGGFPVSSWAVDPGMVDTSLYCHLFTTARLARTAIARLLFRSPSQGTSTVLYTALSPSLEGEEGAYWSNGCTEMTSPNTYDPQLHRGLWDSSCRQVGLP from the exons ATGGCCAGCCTGGGGGCCCACATTATCATAG ctggACAGAATGAGCTGAAGGGTGTGTCTGCTGTGAAGAGGATTtgtgaggagaacagagaggccAAAG tGGAGTTTGATCAGTTGAATCTGGCATCTTTGCAGTCAGTCAGGCAATTTGTCCAGAGTATCAAGAGACGAGGCCTACCGCTGCACATCTTAGTCAACAATG tCTTCAGGCAGTGTTATTCGGCCCATGCGGCGTACTCCCAGAGTAAGCTGGCACTACTGTTATTTTCCTCCCACCTGCAACAGAGGCTGGATAGAGGAGGGTTTCCAGTGAGCTCATGGGCAGTGGACCCTGGGATGGTCGACACTTCACTCTACTGCCACCTCTTCACCACCGCCCGCCTCGCACGGACAGCCATCGCACGCCTGCTCTttagg AGCCCGTCCCAGGGAACGTCCACGGTCCTCTACActgctctgtctccgtctctggagggggaggaaggagccTACTGGAGCAATGGGTGCacagagatgacatcaccaaacaCCTACGACCCACAGCTCCATCGCGGCCTCTGGGACTCCAGCTGCAGACAAGTTGGCCTGCCATGA
- the asmt gene encoding acetylserotonin O-methyltransferase isoform X3, translating into MEPAGTTTTVTTAAAYPRKILDYMEGFLVSKTLFTACELGVFDLLASSQHPLSLEEVALGIRASQDGTERLLAACTGLDLLNTHTLEGQVTYSNTEQSSVYLTQSSPVSLTQSIHYSSKTIYLCWHYLTDAVRSEEEMVKFMQLMNSIWNICGRDVVTAFNLSPFTTIYDLGGEELCCSGALAKQCVLAYPECTVTIFDLPKVVKTSREHFVTDDNQRVSFHEGDFFKDALPDADLYILARILHDWTDARSIELLTKVYRACRPGGGVLVVEALLCEDGSGPLTAQLYSLNMLVQTEGKERTAAEYTALLTAAGFQNVQVERTGKIYDAVLGRK; encoded by the exons ATGGAGCCagctggtactactactactgttactactgctgctgcctacccCCGGAAGATTCTGGACTATATGGAAGGCTTCCTGGTCTctaag ACCCTGTTCACAGCCTGTGAGCTGGGTGTGTTTGACCTGCTGGCCTCGTCACAGCACCCCCTCTCTCTAGAGGAGGTAGCACTGGGAATCAGGGCCAGCCAGGATGGGACTGAGAGGCTCCTGGCAGCCTGCACCGGGCTGGACCtactcaatacacacacactggaaggacaag tgaCGTACAGTAACACAGAGCAGTCCAGTGTGTATCTgacccagtccagtccagtgtcCCTGACCCAGTCCATCCACTACAGCTCCAAGACCATCTACCTCTGCTGGCATTACCTGACTGACGCTGTGAG gtctgaggaggagatggtaaaGTTTATGCAGCTGATGAACTCCATCTGGAACATCTGTGGTCGAGACGTGGTGACGGCCTTCAACCTCTCACCTTTCACAACCATCTACGACCTCGGGGGTGAGgagttgt gttGTAGTGGAGCGCTGGCTAAGCAGTGTGTGTTGGCGTACCCAGAATGCACTGTGACGATCTTTGACCTCCCCAAGGTGGTGAAGACATCCAGAGAACACTTTGTTACCGATGACAACCAGAGGGTCAGCTTCCATGAAG gggaCTTTTTCAAAGATGCGCTGCCAGATGCTGACCTCTATATTCTGGCGAGAATACTTCATGACTGGACAGACGCGCGCAGCATAGAACTACTGACCAAAGTCTACAGGGCCtgcagaccag gaggaggTGTGTTGGTGGTAGAGGCGTTGCTGTGTGAAGACGGGTCAGGGCCTCTGACAGCCCAGCTGTACTCTCTGAACATGCTGGTGCAGACGGAGGGGAAAGAGCGGACGGCAGCAGAGTACACTGCCCTGCTGACAGCCGCAGGGTTTCAAAACGTACAGGTGGAGAGGACAGGCAAGATTTATGATGCTGTCCTGGGACGCAAGTAG
- the asmt gene encoding acetylserotonin O-methyltransferase isoform X1: MEPAGTTTTVTTAAAYPRKILDYMEGFLVSKTLFTACELGVFDLLASSQHPLSLEEVALGIRASQDGTERLLAACTGLDLLNTHTLEGQVTYSNTEQSSVYLTQSSPVSLTQSIHYSSKTIYLCWHYLTDAVREGSNQYEKAFGVKSEHLFEALYRSEEEMVKFMQLMNSIWNICGRDVVTAFNLSPFTTIYDLGGEELCCSGALAKQCVLAYPECTVTIFDLPKVVKTSREHFVTDDNQRVSFHEGDFFKDALPDADLYILARILHDWTDARSIELLTKVYRACRPGGGVLVVEALLCEDGSGPLTAQLYSLNMLVQTEGKERTAAEYTALLTAAGFQNVQVERTGKIYDAVLGRK, encoded by the exons ATGGAGCCagctggtactactactactgttactactgctgctgcctacccCCGGAAGATTCTGGACTATATGGAAGGCTTCCTGGTCTctaag ACCCTGTTCACAGCCTGTGAGCTGGGTGTGTTTGACCTGCTGGCCTCGTCACAGCACCCCCTCTCTCTAGAGGAGGTAGCACTGGGAATCAGGGCCAGCCAGGATGGGACTGAGAGGCTCCTGGCAGCCTGCACCGGGCTGGACCtactcaatacacacacactggaaggacaag tgaCGTACAGTAACACAGAGCAGTCCAGTGTGTATCTgacccagtccagtccagtgtcCCTGACCCAGTCCATCCACTACAGCTCCAAGACCATCTACCTCTGCTGGCATTACCTGACTGACGCTGTGAG GGAGGGCAGTAATCAGTATGAGAAGGCGTTCGGTGTCAAATCTGAACATCTGTTTGAAGCCCTGTACAG gtctgaggaggagatggtaaaGTTTATGCAGCTGATGAACTCCATCTGGAACATCTGTGGTCGAGACGTGGTGACGGCCTTCAACCTCTCACCTTTCACAACCATCTACGACCTCGGGGGTGAGgagttgt gttGTAGTGGAGCGCTGGCTAAGCAGTGTGTGTTGGCGTACCCAGAATGCACTGTGACGATCTTTGACCTCCCCAAGGTGGTGAAGACATCCAGAGAACACTTTGTTACCGATGACAACCAGAGGGTCAGCTTCCATGAAG gggaCTTTTTCAAAGATGCGCTGCCAGATGCTGACCTCTATATTCTGGCGAGAATACTTCATGACTGGACAGACGCGCGCAGCATAGAACTACTGACCAAAGTCTACAGGGCCtgcagaccag gaggaggTGTGTTGGTGGTAGAGGCGTTGCTGTGTGAAGACGGGTCAGGGCCTCTGACAGCCCAGCTGTACTCTCTGAACATGCTGGTGCAGACGGAGGGGAAAGAGCGGACGGCAGCAGAGTACACTGCCCTGCTGACAGCCGCAGGGTTTCAAAACGTACAGGTGGAGAGGACAGGCAAGATTTATGATGCTGTCCTGGGACGCAAGTAG